The DNA segment CGGCCCGCTGGCGCTGGTGACCGACCAGACGCCCGTGTTCGCGGTCGTCACCGGCGACGACGAACTGGCGCAAAAGACCATCGGCAACGTCAAAGAGGTCGAAGCCCGCGACGCACCGGTGATTGCCGTCACTGACGGCAAAAGCGACGTCGAGCGATACGCCGACCACGTGCTCCGAATTCCCGAAGCGCATCCCCGCACTGCGGCCGTCCTCGCGAACGTCCAGCTCCAGCTCGTCTCCTATCACACCGCTTCGATTCTCGGTCGGTCGATCGACAAGCCACGCAACCTGGCGAAGAGCGTCACGGTCGAGTAACGGCCGCGACACCACTGCTGTTGCCAGCGTCACTCCATTTTCGCCGGACGCGCGTCGTGCCTCCACAGGCGAGCGGATCGAGTGCCTCGGAACCGTCCGGAAACCGTTGTGTTTCTTGTGCGTTCCTGTTCGATGGTCGGACGATGCCCGAACCAGTCATGTGTCCCGAATGTGGATGGACAGGTACGAGATCGGACCCCGACCGATCCGAGGACGTCCAGCAGTGTCCGGTCTGCGATACGAACGTCGAGTTCGTCGACTAGAGGCGGCGTTTTCGCCGACACGCAGCTGACGGCGCTCTGTCCGCCGGCCGCAGAATGAGAGTGCGATCGACCGGGTCAGATATCCTCTTCGATGATTTCGCCCACCGCGAAGTTGGACTTGACTTCCGAGATCTCGACCTTGACGCGGTCGCCGACTTCGGCACCGGGGACGATGATGACGTAGCCGCGCTCGACGCGCGCGATCCCGTCGCCCTGCTTGCCGATGTCCTCGATTTCGACGTAGCGGATCTCCCCGTTCTCGACCGGCGGCTGTGGCTCCGAGGGGGTCCCGGTTTCCGTCGTTTTCGCGTCGTCGTCCTCATCGCCTGCGATCAACGCGACGCGATAGGTCTCGTCCGGATCGATCGATCCGGTCTCGATCTCGCGGCGCGGCACCTCGATCACGTAGCGATCGTCTTCGGCTGATACGTCCGCACTGAACAGACACAGGAGTTTATCTGAGATCTCCAAGGGTAAACCACCGTTCGGTTGATTGTACCCCTCTATTATGAAAGTGCCGCCGAGCGCGGTCTCACTCACGCGGTTCCCACGGCGTCCCGTCGACCTGTTTTGGTCCCTCGGAGTCATAGACGACGATGCCGTCGCCGTCGACCGGGGTGTACTGCTCGCGAACCGCGATTGCCTCCTCGAGCTCTCGGATTGCCCGTTCTTTGAGCGTTGCCGCGAGTGCCTCGGCGTCGGGCCTGGAGATATCCCGCCCCAACCCTTCGCATTCGTGGGCCCGGACGAGTCCCGCACTATCGACCGCCTCGCCCATCGGCTGGCTCGTGCCACCGAGAGCGAGGCTAAACGGATAGGTCTGACAGATCAGCGGTCGGTTCTGGTGGACCGTACACGCACCGACTCCGTCCTTTTCGCGGTAGAACGTACAGTCACCACAGTCGTCGGTCTGGAGCGCCCACTCGAAGGTCTCGCCTTCGGGCCCGTCGTCCCCCTCAGTCAGGCCGTACGGCATCGGTCTGGCGACGTCACGGAAGTCGTAGTCCTCGCTGTCCTGCAGCGTCCGGATCTCGTCGGGGAAGATGGTTGCCGTGTGTGGCTCGACTGCATCGCCGTCGTCCGGTGTTTCGGCCGTACAGCAGCCGCCACAGCGAGTACACTCGAAACCGATCGATTCGATGGCGTCGGCCAGTGCGCTCACGTCTAACTCGCGTGCACGGGCCAACTCGGCTTCGAGATCGTCCATATAGCCATCGAGCGGACCAGAACACAAAAGCGCCGCGTCCGCCGGCCGTTCCGGACTATCGT comes from the Halapricum desulfuricans genome and includes:
- a CDS encoding TRAM domain-containing protein; translation: MEISDKLLCLFSADVSAEDDRYVIEVPRREIETGSIDPDETYRVALIAGDEDDDAKTTETGTPSEPQPPVENGEIRYVEIEDIGKQGDGIARVERGYVIIVPGAEVGDRVKVEISEVKSNFAVGEIIEEDI
- a CDS encoding YkgJ family cysteine cluster protein; amino-acid sequence: MDDLEAELARARELDVSALADAIESIGFECTRCGGCCTAETPDDGDAVEPHTATIFPDEIRTLQDSEDYDFRDVARPMPYGLTEGDDGPEGETFEWALQTDDCGDCTFYREKDGVGACTVHQNRPLICQTYPFSLALGGTSQPMGEAVDSAGLVRAHECEGLGRDISRPDAEALAATLKERAIRELEEAIAVREQYTPVDGDGIVVYDSEGPKQVDGTPWEPRE